A region of Ahaetulla prasina isolate Xishuangbanna chromosome 12, ASM2864084v1, whole genome shotgun sequence DNA encodes the following proteins:
- the LOC131184279 gene encoding iroquois-class homeodomain protein irx-3-like has product MAFSQLGYQYIRPLYPTDRQGNGGGGGGGGSRNGAELSPAGSLCGVLSSMYGAPYAAAAAAHGYGAFLPYAAELPIFPQLVRKRTRLPTEFDSQ; this is encoded by the exons aTGGCATTTTCCCAGTTGGGCTACCAGTACATCCGCCCGCTCTACCCGACGGACCGCCAAGggaacggcggcggcggcggcggcggcggttctCGCAACGGGGCCGAGCTCAGCCCGGCCGGTTCGCTCTGCGGCGTTTTATCTTCCATGTACGGCGCGCCTTACGCGGCAGCCGCGGCTGCTCACGGCTACGGGGCCTTCCTGCCTTACGCGGCCGAGCTTCCCATCTTCCCGCAGCTGGTAAGGAAAAGAACgcgcctccct ACGGAGTTCGATTCCCAGTAA
- the LOC131184020 gene encoding iroquois-class homeodomain protein IRX-3-like isoform X1: protein MAFSQLGYQYIRPLYPTDRQGNGGGGGGSRNGAELSPAGSLCGVLSSMYGAPYAAAAAAHGYGAFLPYAAELPIFPQLGAQYELKDSPGVQAAAFPAPHPAFYPYGQYQFGDPSRPKNATRESTSTLKAWLNEHRKNPYPTKGEKIMLAIITKMTLTQVSTWFANARRRLKKENKMTWAPRSRSEDEEGTTYGSEDGEGEKRDPDDEEIDLENSDSEPSESIGAAAGAGAQAGQLLLHVEEEEEEGREAGADQEGAQPTALRLPSPRELDTSEDEEEEEEEGESSDGFEELAGAQERFLKAVEARRRASTGPPPLRSPSPLPQPLQPPKPKIWSLAETATSPDNPSRKSPPGGGGGGGGGGGGGGSPPNAPQCLPQSAPGAAHRLVSACPLGKFAGWSGRSFSAAPPHASHPLTLLNTPHLLGLAGGNSSTAPATAAAAAAAAAAAALAAFSRPADQAPSAEACGTDRSSALDVEKKLIKTAFQPVQRRPQNQLDAAMVLSALSSS, encoded by the exons aTGGCATTTTCCCAGTTGGGCTACCAGTACATCCGCCCGCTCTACCCGACGGACCGCCAAGggaacggcggcggcggcggcggttctCGCAACGGGGCCGAGCTCAGCCCGGCCGGTTCGCTCTGCGGCGTTTTATCTTCCATGTACGGCGCGCCTTACGCGGCAGCCGCGGCTGCTCACGGCTACGGGGCCTTCCTGCCTTACGCGGCCGAGCTTCCCATCTTCCCGCAGCTG GGCGCCCAGTATGAGCTGAAGGATAGCCCGGGCGTCCAAGCCGCGGCTTTCCCGGCCCCCCATCCGGCTTTCTACCCTTACGGCCAGTATCAGTTCGGCGACCCGTCCAGGCCCAAGAACGCCACGCGCGAGAGCACCAGCACGCTGAAGGCCTGGCTGAACGAGCACCGCAAGAACCCCTACCCGACCAAGGGCGAGAAGATCATGCTGGCCATCATCACTAAGATGACCCTCACCCAGGTCTCCACCTGGTTCGCCAACGCCCGGCGCCGCCTCAAGAAGGAGAACAAAATGACCTGGGCGCCCCGCAGCCgcagcgaggatgaggaaggcacGACCTACGGCAGCGAGGACGGCGAGGGCGAGAAGCGAGACCCGGACGACGAGGAGATCGATTTGGAGAACAGCGATAGCGAACCCTCGGAGAGCATCGGAGCGGCGGCCGGAGCCGGGGCCCAAGCCGGGCAGCTGCTCCTGCACgtcgaggaggaagaggaagagggccgGGAAGCGGGCGCGGATCAGGAGGGCGCGCAACCGACGGCGCTGCGCCTGCCTTCCCCGCGGGAGCTCGACACGTcggaagacgaggaggaggaggaggaggagggagagagctctGACGGCTTCGAGGAGCTGGCCGGCGCTCAGGAACGCTTCCTGAAGGCGGTGGAAGCGCGGCGGCGCGCCTCGACGGGACCCCCGCCTCTCCGCAGCCCCAGCCCGCTtccccaacccctccagccgccCAAACCCAAGATCTGGTCTTTGGCAGAGACGGCTACCAGCCCGGATAACCCCTCGCGCAAATCGCCCCCtggcggcggcggaggaggaggtggaggtggaggaggaggggggtctCCCCCGAACGCCCCCCAATGCCTTCCCCAATCCGCCCCGGGCGCCGCGCACAGACTGGTCTCCGCCTGTCCGCTGGGCAAATTCGCCGGCTGGTCGGGACGGTCCTTCTCTGCCGCCCCCCCTCACGCCTCCCACCCGCTGACTTTGCTGAACACACCCCATCTCTTGGGACTGGCGGGGGGCAACTCCAGCACGGCGCCCGcgacggcggcggcagcagcagcggcggcggcggcggcggctctagCGGCTTTTTCCAGACCGGCGGACCAGGCGCCGAGCGCGGAAGCCTGCGGAACAG ATCGATCTAGTGCCTTGGATGTAGAGAAAAAGTTAATAAAGACAGCTTTCCAGCCAGTTCAGAGGCG GCCTCAGAATCAACTCGATGCAGCTATGGTTCTATCAGCGTTGTCCTCATcctag
- the LOC131184020 gene encoding iroquois-class homeodomain protein IRX-3-like isoform X2 gives MAFSQLGYQYIRPLYPTDRQGNGGGGGGSRNGAELSPAGSLCGVLSSMYGAPYAAAAAAHGYGAFLPYAAELPIFPQLGAQYELKDSPGVQAAAFPAPHPAFYPYGQYQFGDPSRPKNATRESTSTLKAWLNEHRKNPYPTKGEKIMLAIITKMTLTQVSTWFANARRRLKKENKMTWAPRSRSEDEEGTTYGSEDGEGEKRDPDDEEIDLENSDSEPSESIGAAAGAGAQAGQLLLHVEEEEEEGREAGADQEGAQPTALRLPSPRELDTSEDEEEEEEEGESSDGFEELAGAQERFLKAVEARRRASTGPPPLRSPSPLPQPLQPPKPKIWSLAETATSPDNPSRKSPPGGGGGGGGGGGGGGSPPNAPQCLPQSAPGAAHRLVSACPLGKFAGWSGRSFSAAPPHASHPLTLLNTPHLLGLAGGNSSTAPATAAAAAAAAAAAALAAFSRPADQAPSAEACGTDRSSALDVEKKLIKTAFQPVQRRDEENRKE, from the exons aTGGCATTTTCCCAGTTGGGCTACCAGTACATCCGCCCGCTCTACCCGACGGACCGCCAAGggaacggcggcggcggcggcggttctCGCAACGGGGCCGAGCTCAGCCCGGCCGGTTCGCTCTGCGGCGTTTTATCTTCCATGTACGGCGCGCCTTACGCGGCAGCCGCGGCTGCTCACGGCTACGGGGCCTTCCTGCCTTACGCGGCCGAGCTTCCCATCTTCCCGCAGCTG GGCGCCCAGTATGAGCTGAAGGATAGCCCGGGCGTCCAAGCCGCGGCTTTCCCGGCCCCCCATCCGGCTTTCTACCCTTACGGCCAGTATCAGTTCGGCGACCCGTCCAGGCCCAAGAACGCCACGCGCGAGAGCACCAGCACGCTGAAGGCCTGGCTGAACGAGCACCGCAAGAACCCCTACCCGACCAAGGGCGAGAAGATCATGCTGGCCATCATCACTAAGATGACCCTCACCCAGGTCTCCACCTGGTTCGCCAACGCCCGGCGCCGCCTCAAGAAGGAGAACAAAATGACCTGGGCGCCCCGCAGCCgcagcgaggatgaggaaggcacGACCTACGGCAGCGAGGACGGCGAGGGCGAGAAGCGAGACCCGGACGACGAGGAGATCGATTTGGAGAACAGCGATAGCGAACCCTCGGAGAGCATCGGAGCGGCGGCCGGAGCCGGGGCCCAAGCCGGGCAGCTGCTCCTGCACgtcgaggaggaagaggaagagggccgGGAAGCGGGCGCGGATCAGGAGGGCGCGCAACCGACGGCGCTGCGCCTGCCTTCCCCGCGGGAGCTCGACACGTcggaagacgaggaggaggaggaggaggagggagagagctctGACGGCTTCGAGGAGCTGGCCGGCGCTCAGGAACGCTTCCTGAAGGCGGTGGAAGCGCGGCGGCGCGCCTCGACGGGACCCCCGCCTCTCCGCAGCCCCAGCCCGCTtccccaacccctccagccgccCAAACCCAAGATCTGGTCTTTGGCAGAGACGGCTACCAGCCCGGATAACCCCTCGCGCAAATCGCCCCCtggcggcggcggaggaggaggtggaggtggaggaggaggggggtctCCCCCGAACGCCCCCCAATGCCTTCCCCAATCCGCCCCGGGCGCCGCGCACAGACTGGTCTCCGCCTGTCCGCTGGGCAAATTCGCCGGCTGGTCGGGACGGTCCTTCTCTGCCGCCCCCCCTCACGCCTCCCACCCGCTGACTTTGCTGAACACACCCCATCTCTTGGGACTGGCGGGGGGCAACTCCAGCACGGCGCCCGcgacggcggcggcagcagcagcggcggcggcggcggcggctctagCGGCTTTTTCCAGACCGGCGGACCAGGCGCCGAGCGCGGAAGCCTGCGGAACAG ATCGATCTAGTGCCTTGGATGTAGAGAAAAAGTTAATAAAGACAGCTTTCCAGCCAGTTCAGAGGCG